A region from the Salidesulfovibrio onnuriiensis genome encodes:
- a CDS encoding MarR family winged helix-turn-helix transcriptional regulator, whose translation MLVCSKEESGVSYQLLRVAWLLFDYDKKTHFYGTDKRLFEAEIHLIVAIKENPGFHVAALAQKFGVTKGAVSQLVQKLQKKGMVTKQSDPDNQSKVLLRLTTKGQTAYSTHASFHREFDEKVNKLLEEESEDHVLFLKRFLSTMAQDIESREE comes from the coding sequence ATGTTGGTTTGTAGCAAGGAAGAATCCGGTGTCAGTTACCAGCTGTTGCGCGTGGCGTGGCTGCTCTTTGATTATGACAAGAAGACTCATTTCTATGGGACTGATAAACGTTTGTTCGAAGCCGAGATCCATCTGATCGTCGCGATCAAGGAGAATCCGGGATTTCACGTGGCGGCCCTGGCCCAGAAGTTCGGCGTCACCAAGGGGGCCGTTTCCCAGCTTGTCCAGAAGTTGCAGAAAAAAGGGATGGTGACCAAGCAAAGCGACCCGGACAACCAGTCGAAGGTCTTGTTGCGTCTGACCACGAAGGGGCAGACCGCTTATTCGACGCATGCAAGTTTCCATCGCGAATTTGATGAGAAGGTCAACAAGTTGTTGGAGGAAGAATCGGAGGATCACGTTCTGTTTCTCAAACGCTTTCTGAGCACGATGGCGCAGGATATCGAATCCCGAGAAGAATAA
- a CDS encoding DUF4198 domain-containing protein produces the protein MLKRHVFICSLLLILFAATAAQAHDMWLEKKGDKVHLLYGHPGHTDPYPLSRIMALKGITGNAWTVALEPVECKGEAFAWLNDEYAMLTVDFDNRYWYNTEEDGWRNFNFPQEVRGTILDEGLSFKNSKEIVSWKPFMNKPVGQRVEIVPLKDPTTLKQGDTLPVMLYYEGKPMPAAGARVSGTSDSSIEHPELLELKNGKPVNVKIGPAGRQIIIGKYEKRLDDTHRVWYAFSLTFTTKK, from the coding sequence ATGTTGAAACGGCATGTATTCATCTGCTCTCTTCTGTTGATCCTCTTTGCCGCCACCGCGGCCCAAGCCCACGACATGTGGCTTGAAAAGAAGGGCGACAAGGTGCACCTGCTTTACGGCCATCCGGGTCATACCGATCCGTATCCCCTTTCCCGCATCATGGCCCTGAAAGGCATCACGGGCAATGCCTGGACCGTGGCTCTGGAGCCGGTGGAGTGCAAGGGCGAGGCCTTTGCCTGGCTCAATGACGAGTACGCCATGCTCACCGTCGATTTCGACAACCGGTATTGGTACAACACCGAAGAGGACGGCTGGCGCAATTTCAATTTCCCGCAGGAAGTGCGCGGCACCATCCTCGACGAGGGCCTTTCCTTCAAGAATTCCAAGGAAATCGTGTCCTGGAAGCCGTTCATGAACAAGCCCGTGGGCCAGCGCGTCGAGATCGTGCCGCTCAAGGACCCCACCACCCTGAAGCAGGGCGACACCCTGCCGGTGATGCTCTACTATGAAGGCAAGCCCATGCCCGCAGCGGGCGCTCGCGTTTCCGGCACCTCGGATTCAAGCATCGAGCACCCCGAACTGCTGGAGCTGAAGAATGGCAAGCCGGTCAACGTCAAGATCGGCCCGGCCGGCCGCCAGATCATCATCGGCAAGTATGAAAAGCGCCTGGATGACACCCATCGCGTCTGGTACGCCTTCTCCCTGACCTTCACCACCAAGAAATAA
- a CDS encoding tetratricopeptide repeat-containing diguanylate cyclase, whose translation MALSRQELIDHEHALKDAVSEFLTFSSYSLFFPRTGEDPFEAGARAEPEFRKEDGELFLPLVLRGELLGYFVARGVRLAAPKVAPRYVMALASAALERIVLEKRVITDPLTGLSNREFFLSELTRSIEQVQDCLHTGACSAKPLNMELPSFSGTFGVIFIDLDNFRRVCERYGYLIGDDIVGEVGRMIRMVCPKHVTASRFANDKFAVLLPDAKPKACFQLAEVIRAGIAKLSFVDEITQDIIRISASVGYVNYPQAMEGPQFRREPAEQARVLLQKARRAVSTAKDLGRDRIFAFADILQKGGKVVEMLPMGRMAVSLGANVGARVGQRFLVSSPKSGGLATAQLTEDERLSGRYPTVYKGEAVLIEVQEEMAFAELLHVSDPSLSVSAGDRLRLVAEHESIFEPADEDGPRKDQENGIFAYRDFVAHVEKDRQSRERFGLTLVRMLDELGDQPGSFQSFMDSMARKLTGLARSLFGEETVAGRYGLGGLILYQPGISEQDLREKVLELEALASRQLDMEIAVGGAAYPYLNFRRTDMMDNCRKALEHAVLLPKPCVAVFDSVSLNLSADRHFTDGDIYGAVEEYKLSLLADEKNLLSRNSLGICYAQLGRLAEARKEFETVLAHDKTDAMALYNLGWANHRLGKFKEARTAYEKCLKHDPAHIFSMIRLGNLAERDEDLEAAEQWYSKAGEVPGGDRLVLRSLARVHLGRGDQQQCREYLHLALNANHNDDHAMHMLATMYLDMGEDPQVAEVLARQCAALRPDKDDYWETLVRSLLEQGKDEEAQKVRGRAS comes from the coding sequence ATGGCCCTTTCCCGCCAGGAACTCATCGATCACGAGCACGCGCTCAAGGATGCTGTTTCCGAGTTTCTGACCTTTTCTTCCTACAGTCTTTTCTTCCCGCGCACGGGTGAGGACCCCTTCGAGGCCGGGGCCCGGGCCGAGCCCGAGTTCCGCAAGGAGGACGGGGAGCTTTTTCTGCCCCTGGTGCTGCGCGGCGAGCTGCTGGGCTATTTCGTGGCCCGGGGCGTGCGCCTTGCCGCGCCCAAGGTGGCTCCCAGGTATGTCATGGCCCTTGCCTCGGCGGCCCTGGAGCGCATCGTGCTGGAAAAGCGCGTCATCACCGACCCGCTCACCGGGCTTTCCAACCGCGAGTTTTTCCTGAGCGAACTGACCCGTTCCATCGAACAGGTGCAGGACTGCCTGCACACCGGGGCCTGCTCGGCCAAGCCCCTGAACATGGAGCTGCCGTCCTTTTCCGGCACGTTCGGGGTCATCTTCATCGACCTGGACAACTTCCGCCGGGTCTGCGAGCGGTACGGCTACCTGATCGGCGACGACATCGTGGGCGAGGTGGGGCGCATGATCCGGATGGTCTGCCCCAAGCACGTGACCGCCTCGCGCTTTGCCAACGACAAGTTCGCGGTGCTGCTGCCCGACGCCAAGCCCAAGGCCTGCTTCCAACTGGCCGAGGTCATCCGGGCCGGGATCGCCAAGCTTTCCTTTGTGGACGAGATCACCCAGGACATAATCCGTATTTCCGCCAGCGTCGGCTATGTGAACTACCCCCAGGCCATGGAGGGACCGCAGTTCCGTAGGGAACCGGCCGAACAGGCCCGGGTGCTGCTGCAGAAGGCCCGGCGCGCCGTGTCCACGGCCAAGGACCTGGGCCGCGACCGCATCTTCGCCTTTGCCGATATCCTGCAAAAGGGCGGCAAGGTGGTGGAGATGCTGCCCATGGGGCGTATGGCCGTGAGCCTGGGAGCCAATGTGGGGGCCAGGGTGGGCCAGCGCTTCCTGGTCAGTTCCCCCAAGTCCGGTGGGCTGGCCACGGCCCAGCTTACCGAGGATGAGCGGCTCAGCGGCCGGTATCCCACGGTGTACAAGGGCGAGGCCGTGCTTATCGAGGTGCAGGAGGAAATGGCCTTTGCCGAGCTGCTGCACGTCAGCGATCCTTCCCTTTCCGTGAGCGCGGGGGACCGGCTGCGTCTGGTGGCCGAGCACGAGAGCATTTTCGAACCCGCTGACGAGGACGGTCCGCGCAAGGACCAGGAAAACGGCATTTTCGCCTACAGGGATTTCGTGGCCCACGTGGAAAAGGACCGCCAGTCCAGGGAACGCTTCGGGCTGACCCTGGTGCGCATGCTGGACGAACTGGGCGACCAACCCGGCAGTTTCCAGAGCTTCATGGATTCCATGGCCCGCAAGCTGACGGGGCTGGCCCGGAGCCTGTTCGGCGAGGAAACCGTGGCCGGACGCTACGGCCTGGGGGGGCTCATCCTCTACCAGCCCGGCATTTCCGAGCAGGACCTGCGCGAAAAGGTCCTGGAGCTGGAGGCGCTGGCCTCCCGCCAGCTGGACATGGAGATCGCCGTGGGCGGGGCCGCCTATCCGTATCTCAATTTCCGGCGTACGGACATGATGGACAACTGCCGCAAGGCCCTGGAGCATGCCGTGCTGCTGCCCAAGCCCTGCGTGGCCGTGTTCGATTCCGTGTCCCTCAACCTTTCCGCGGACCGGCATTTCACGGACGGCGACATCTACGGGGCGGTGGAGGAATACAAACTTTCCCTGCTGGCCGACGAGAAGAACCTGCTTTCCCGCAATTCCCTGGGCATCTGCTATGCGCAGCTGGGCAGGCTGGCGGAGGCGCGCAAGGAGTTCGAGACCGTTCTCGCGCACGACAAGACCGACGCCATGGCCCTGTACAACCTGGGCTGGGCCAACCACCGGCTGGGCAAGTTCAAGGAGGCGCGCACGGCGTATGAAAAGTGCCTCAAGCACGATCCGGCCCATATCTTCAGCATGATCCGGCTGGGCAACCTGGCCGAGCGGGATGAAGACCTGGAGGCGGCCGAACAGTGGTATTCCAAGGCGGGCGAGGTGCCGGGCGGCGACCGCCTGGTGCTGCGTTCCCTGGCGCGGGTGCACCTGGGCCGGGGCGACCAGCAGCAGTGCCGCGAATACCTGCATCTGGCGCTCAACGCCAACCACAACGACGACCACGCCATGCACATGCTGGCCACCATGTATCTGGACATGGGCGAGGATCCGCAGGTGGCCGAGGTCCTGGCCCGCCAGTGCGCGGCCCTGCGTCCGGACAAGGACGATTACTGGGAGACCCTGGTTCGTTCCCTGCTCGAACAGGGCAAGGACGAGGAGGCGCAAAAGGTCCGGGGAAGGGCCAGTTAG
- the panC gene encoding pantoate--beta-alanine ligase: MRTITDPRELQELCIQWRQQGLTIGLVPTMGFFHAGHLSLMDYVRPRCNRMIVTLFVNPTQFGPGEDLEAYPHDFERDSQLAKDQDADILFAPEAGAMYDSDHATWVNVPDLSTGLCGGSRPIHFQGVCTVVTKLFMLTQASLAAFGEKDWQQLAIIRRMVRDLNIPVEIHGRPIVREADGLAMSSRNAYLTEEERACAPAIHAGLEAAAALVRNGERDAETVKNFIRDRIGDGVPMGRADYIELVEPDSLKPVRNITAPVLAAVAVFVGRARLIDNQYIEV, from the coding sequence ATGAGAACAATCACCGACCCCAGAGAGCTGCAGGAGCTCTGCATCCAGTGGCGGCAGCAGGGCCTGACCATAGGCCTGGTGCCCACCATGGGCTTTTTTCATGCCGGGCATCTCTCGCTCATGGACTATGTGCGGCCGCGCTGCAACCGCATGATCGTGACCCTGTTCGTGAACCCGACCCAGTTCGGGCCGGGCGAGGACCTGGAAGCCTATCCGCACGATTTCGAACGCGACTCCCAACTGGCCAAGGACCAGGACGCGGATATCCTGTTCGCGCCCGAGGCCGGGGCCATGTACGACTCCGACCACGCCACCTGGGTCAACGTGCCCGACCTTTCCACGGGCCTGTGCGGCGGCTCCCGCCCCATCCATTTCCAGGGAGTGTGCACCGTGGTCACCAAGCTGTTCATGCTCACCCAGGCCAGCCTGGCCGCCTTCGGGGAAAAGGACTGGCAGCAGCTGGCCATCATCCGGCGCATGGTCCGCGACCTGAACATCCCCGTGGAGATCCACGGACGCCCCATCGTGCGCGAGGCCGACGGCCTGGCCATGAGCTCCCGCAACGCCTACCTCACCGAGGAGGAACGGGCCTGCGCACCGGCCATCCACGCCGGGCTGGAGGCTGCCGCCGCACTGGTGCGCAACGGGGAAAGGGACGCGGAAACCGTCAAGAATTTCATCCGCGACCGCATCGGGGACGGCGTTCCCATGGGGCGCGCGGACTATATCGAACTGGTGGAACCGGACAGCCTGAAACCCGTCAGGAACATCACCGCGCCCGTGCTGGCGGCGGTGGCGGTCTTCGTGGGCAGGGCCCGGCTCATCGACAACCAATACATAGAGGTATGA
- the panD gene encoding aspartate 1-decarboxylase codes for MPRRCFLSAKIHGATITCAKLEYHGSLSIDTELLKAAGILPFEQVDVYNLDNGERLTTYAIPGGPGEICLNGAAAHKGEVGQRVIIATYQWVEESEATTREPHVVITDQNNGIAEIIDYKISLGL; via the coding sequence GTGCCACGGAGATGTTTCCTGAGCGCCAAGATCCACGGCGCAACCATCACCTGCGCCAAGCTGGAATACCACGGCAGCCTGTCCATCGACACGGAGCTGCTCAAGGCCGCCGGAATCCTGCCCTTCGAGCAGGTGGACGTCTACAACCTGGACAACGGAGAGCGCCTGACCACCTACGCCATCCCGGGAGGCCCCGGCGAAATCTGCCTCAACGGGGCGGCCGCCCACAAGGGCGAGGTGGGCCAGCGCGTCATCATCGCCACCTACCAGTGGGTGGAGGAAAGCGAAGCAACCACCCGCGAACCCCACGTGGTCATCACCGACCAGAACAACGGGATCGCGGAAATCATAGACTACAAAATCAGCCTGGGTCTCTAG
- the metK gene encoding methionine adenosyltransferase: protein MLFPKGKYLFTSESVTEGHPDKVADQISDAILDAIMAQDPECRVACETLVTTGMAFIAGEISTTAYADFPDIVRETIKDIGYNSSDTMGFDWQTCAVISSIDKQSSDIAQGVDRTKPEEQGAGDQGMMFGFATNETPTLMPTPIYYAHKLSRRLTYVRKEGILDFLRPDGKTQVCVEFENGKPSRIDNVVVSSQHDENISQADLKEAIMQEVILKTLPEELVNGKLKTYINPTGRFVVGGPVGDCGLTGRKIINDTYGGAGAHGGGAFSGKDPSKVDRSGAYMARYVAKNVVASGLADECEVQIAYAIGVPEPVSVVVSSRGTGKVPDEVLTKAVTEVFDLRPYYIIDRLKLKQPIYRKTTNYGHFGRELPEFQWEQTDAVDDLRTACKI, encoded by the coding sequence ATGTTGTTTCCCAAAGGAAAGTACCTGTTCACTTCGGAGTCCGTAACCGAAGGACACCCCGACAAAGTAGCCGACCAGATCTCCGACGCCATCCTTGACGCCATCATGGCCCAGGATCCGGAATGCCGCGTGGCCTGCGAAACCCTGGTCACCACCGGCATGGCCTTCATTGCCGGCGAAATCTCCACCACCGCCTACGCCGACTTCCCGGACATCGTCCGCGAAACCATAAAGGACATCGGCTACAACAGCTCGGACACCATGGGCTTTGACTGGCAGACCTGCGCGGTGATCTCCTCCATCGACAAGCAGTCCTCGGACATCGCCCAGGGCGTGGACCGCACCAAGCCCGAAGAACAGGGTGCCGGCGACCAGGGCATGATGTTCGGTTTCGCCACCAACGAGACCCCGACCCTGATGCCCACCCCCATTTACTACGCCCACAAGCTTTCCCGCCGCCTGACCTACGTGCGCAAGGAAGGCATCCTCGATTTCCTGCGCCCGGACGGCAAGACCCAGGTCTGCGTGGAATTCGAAAACGGCAAGCCCTCGCGCATCGACAACGTGGTCGTCTCCTCCCAGCACGATGAAAACATCTCCCAGGCCGACCTGAAGGAAGCCATCATGCAGGAGGTCATCCTCAAGACCCTGCCCGAGGAACTGGTCAACGGCAAACTCAAGACCTATATCAACCCCACGGGCCGGTTCGTGGTGGGCGGACCGGTGGGCGACTGCGGCCTGACCGGACGCAAGATCATCAACGACACCTACGGCGGCGCGGGCGCGCACGGCGGCGGCGCCTTCTCCGGAAAGGACCCGTCCAAGGTGGACCGCTCCGGCGCCTACATGGCCCGCTACGTTGCCAAGAACGTGGTCGCATCCGGCCTGGCCGACGAGTGCGAAGTACAGATCGCCTACGCTATCGGCGTTCCCGAGCCCGTCTCCGTGGTGGTCAGCTCCCGCGGCACCGGCAAGGTGCCCGACGAAGTCCTGACCAAGGCCGTCACCGAGGTCTTTGACCTGCGTCCCTACTACATCATCGACCGCCTCAAGCTGAAGCAGCCCATCTACCGCAAGACCACCAACTACGGTCACTTCGGTCGCGAGCTTCCCGAATTCCAGTGGGAACAGACCGACGCAGTGGACGACCTGCGCACCGCCTGCAAGATCTAG
- a CDS encoding MarR family winged helix-turn-helix transcriptional regulator, with protein sequence MKNEFRTLGDALEKYVQISKLPFDFGVGIQIYPSEIHTVAALCEQGNMSITELARSSGVSKAAMSQLVSKLEKKGLVHREISPDNQSKQNVRPTELGRKAQEGHMKYHMEHDSEFFTYVAALPDTEYAVFKKFCRQMDRWMDNYLS encoded by the coding sequence ATGAAAAACGAATTCCGCACCCTTGGGGACGCACTGGAAAAATACGTGCAGATCTCCAAGCTGCCCTTTGATTTCGGCGTGGGCATCCAGATCTACCCCTCGGAGATCCACACCGTGGCCGCCCTGTGCGAACAGGGGAACATGAGCATCACCGAACTGGCCAGAAGCAGCGGCGTTTCCAAGGCGGCCATGTCCCAGCTGGTCTCCAAGCTGGAGAAAAAGGGGCTGGTCCACAGGGAGATCTCCCCGGACAACCAGTCCAAGCAGAACGTCAGGCCCACGGAACTGGGCCGCAAGGCCCAGGAGGGGCACATGAAATACCACATGGAGCATGACAGCGAATTCTTCACATACGTGGCCGCCCTGCCCGACACCGAATACGCGGTGTTCAAGAAATTCTGTAGGCAGATGGACAGGTGGATGGACAACTACCTGTCCTAA
- a CDS encoding methyltransferase, giving the protein MTFPLPKTSLSPVENILMDTIACQAVMNAVRMRLFDHLETPADAPALAAALELKKEPLEALLDLLVHRELLRVDGKAYANTEMSGEYLVSTSPLYQGQALELQFQHNDALRQDLPAMLRGETPARDQTDAGWGENDIMEGTLQHALNGQLQKAVRFIAALPEFDSFRTMADIGGNHGHYSMELLERNPDLKSTILDLPHVIEPAAQRCRDKGFGERVTCEPFDLRENSLPDEAYDLVFTSHILYACKDTLEQVFRDIYQSLKPGGCFATHHFAPEGGASEHYKRNVELLTRLMGYDSHFLSYRELEKPLLAAGFKDLSHTFTGADGQTLLLVARKK; this is encoded by the coding sequence ATGACCTTTCCGCTTCCCAAGACATCGCTGTCCCCGGTGGAAAACATCCTCATGGACACCATCGCCTGCCAGGCGGTCATGAACGCGGTGCGCATGCGTCTTTTCGACCACCTGGAGACTCCCGCGGACGCGCCCGCCCTGGCCGCCGCCCTGGAACTGAAAAAAGAACCCCTCGAGGCCCTGCTGGACCTGCTGGTCCACCGGGAGCTGCTTCGGGTGGACGGGAAGGCATACGCCAACACCGAAATGAGCGGGGAATATCTCGTCAGCACATCCCCCCTCTACCAGGGACAGGCCCTGGAGCTCCAGTTCCAGCACAACGACGCCCTGCGCCAGGACCTGCCCGCCATGCTCAGGGGGGAAACCCCGGCGCGGGACCAGACGGACGCCGGCTGGGGCGAAAACGACATCATGGAAGGAACGCTGCAGCACGCCCTCAACGGCCAGCTCCAGAAGGCGGTCCGATTCATCGCCGCCCTCCCGGAATTCGACTCCTTCCGCACCATGGCGGACATCGGCGGCAACCACGGGCACTATTCCATGGAGCTGCTGGAACGCAACCCGGACCTGAAAAGCACCATACTCGACCTGCCCCACGTGATTGAGCCCGCCGCGCAGCGCTGCCGGGACAAGGGCTTCGGGGAACGGGTCACGTGCGAACCCTTTGACCTGCGCGAGAACAGCCTCCCGGACGAAGCCTACGACCTGGTCTTCACCTCCCATATCCTCTACGCCTGCAAGGACACCCTGGAACAGGTCTTCCGCGACATATACCAGTCCCTGAAGCCGGGCGGCTGCTTCGCCACCCACCACTTCGCGCCCGAAGGCGGGGCCTCGGAGCACTACAAGCGCAACGTGGAACTGCTGACGCGGCTCATGGGATACGATTCCCACTTCCTTTCCTACCGGGAACTGGAAAAACCACTGCTGGCCGCCGGATTCAAGGACCTGAGCCACACCTTCACGGGCGCGGACGGCCAGACCCTGCTGCTGGTGGCCCGCAAAAAATAG
- a CDS encoding EAL domain-containing protein encodes MLHSDRTVLEIIENDRLRTVFQPLVSLKRKSVFALEALTRGADPRTGEAISPSVLFALATEPGTRLALDRACREKALEHFARMQWADRSLMLSLNMDVSCLGLVAPNGSRSLLKAVRRHGVNPSSVIIEITESEAPDTEVLLEFVEFYRKRGFLIALDDVGAGHSNLDRIPLLKPDVLKMDRSLISGVHEQFHKLEVVKSFSQMAGRVGALVVAEGVEREAEALCLLENGVEVLQGFLFARPGPPDADLSGVPGIVESLAATYKERMTRRINEGKYRLSQYDALMLTLGMEIAASGKEVDLELARFVDAYTSIECLYVLDMRGVQVSGTVCNPNKLKRSKRLLYEPADMGTDHSLKEYYLPLRAGLEKFTTPPYISLASGNRCITIAHVFHHRALGRDLILCADIGDEPEDA; translated from the coding sequence ATGCTGCATTCGGATAGAACCGTCCTGGAAATTATTGAAAACGACCGGCTCAGGACCGTGTTCCAGCCGCTGGTTTCCCTGAAACGGAAGTCGGTGTTCGCCCTGGAGGCGCTGACCAGGGGGGCGGACCCGCGCACGGGGGAAGCCATTTCCCCGTCGGTGCTCTTCGCCCTGGCCACGGAGCCGGGGACACGCCTGGCCCTGGACCGGGCCTGCCGGGAAAAGGCGCTGGAGCATTTCGCCCGCATGCAGTGGGCCGACCGCAGCCTCATGCTTTCCCTGAACATGGATGTCTCCTGCCTGGGCCTGGTCGCCCCCAATGGCTCGCGCAGCCTGCTCAAGGCCGTGCGCAGGCACGGCGTTAATCCCAGCAGCGTGATCATCGAGATCACCGAATCCGAGGCCCCGGACACCGAAGTGCTGCTGGAGTTCGTGGAATTCTACCGGAAGCGGGGCTTCCTGATCGCCCTGGACGACGTGGGCGCGGGACATTCGAACCTGGACCGGATCCCGTTGCTCAAGCCGGACGTGCTCAAGATGGATCGGTCCTTGATTTCGGGCGTGCATGAACAGTTTCACAAGCTGGAGGTGGTCAAGAGCTTCTCGCAGATGGCCGGGCGCGTCGGCGCGCTTGTGGTGGCCGAGGGCGTGGAGCGGGAGGCCGAGGCGCTCTGCCTGCTGGAGAACGGGGTGGAGGTCCTGCAGGGATTTCTCTTTGCGCGTCCCGGGCCGCCGGATGCGGATCTTTCCGGGGTTCCCGGAATCGTCGAATCCCTTGCCGCCACCTACAAGGAGCGGATGACGCGGCGTATCAACGAGGGCAAGTATCGCCTGTCACAGTACGACGCGCTCATGCTCACCCTGGGCATGGAGATCGCCGCCTCCGGCAAGGAGGTGGATCTGGAGCTGGCCCGGTTCGTGGACGCCTATACCAGCATAGAGTGCCTCTACGTGCTGGACATGCGCGGCGTCCAGGTCTCCGGCACGGTCTGCAACCCGAACAAGCTCAAGCGTAGCAAGCGGCTGCTGTACGAGCCCGCGGATATGGGCACGGACCATTCCCTCAAGGAATACTATCTGCCCCTGCGGGCCGGGCTGGAAAAATTCACCACGCCCCCGTACATCTCGCTGGCCTCGGGCAACCGCTGCATCACCATCGCCCATGTCTTTCATCACCGGGCCCTGGGCCGGGATCTCATCCTGTGCGCGGACATAGGGGACGAACCCGAGGACGCATGA
- a CDS encoding P-II family nitrogen regulator, with amino-acid sequence MKLVIAYIRPERLNAVKQALYAKEVYSLSVTNVLGSGRQKGFTETYRGVEIEVNLLKKVRLEIGVNDDFLDPTIEAINSAAKTGNEGDGVIFVLELAKAMRIRTGEDGIL; translated from the coding sequence ATGAAGCTCGTCATTGCATACATTCGGCCCGAAAGGCTCAACGCCGTGAAGCAGGCGCTCTACGCCAAGGAGGTCTACTCCCTGTCCGTGACCAACGTGCTGGGGTCGGGCCGCCAGAAAGGGTTTACCGAAACCTACCGCGGCGTGGAGATCGAAGTGAACCTGCTCAAGAAGGTCCGCCTGGAGATCGGCGTGAACGACGATTTCCTGGATCCCACCATCGAGGCCATCAACAGCGCCGCCAAGACCGGCAACGAAGGGGACGGCGTCATCTTCGTCCTCGAACTGGCCAAGGCCATGCGCATCAGAACCGGAGAAGACGGTATCCTCTAA
- a CDS encoding ammonium transporter codes for MPAAALAGDGVEFLTQDNANILWTLVAAILVMFMQAGFGCVEAGFTRAKSAGNIMMKNFLDFAAGSVIFFLFGFALMFGTDIGGFIGGSGFALGGVAEADLPWTYTFWFFQSVFAATAATIVSGGMAERTKFSNYVLVSIIVTGLIYPISGHWAWGSLWLGDAGAGWLEGLGFNDFAGSSVVHSVGGWLALAGAMALGPRVGKYTEDGKAKAIPGHNIPLAGLGVFILWFGWFGFNPGSTTTADNTIGLIAMNTSLAAAAGVLGAMCISWLRFGKPDISMTMNGALAGLVGITAPCATVTPGSSILIGLIAGVLVVLSIEFIDKVLKVDDPVGAVSVHGVCGAWGTISCGLFNVGDGLFMGGGFSLLGVQLLGAGAFFLWAFGGGYIMFAVVKGLFGLRVSKEDELKGLDVAEHGSESYNGFQLFTNE; via the coding sequence ATGCCCGCCGCCGCCCTGGCCGGAGACGGGGTGGAATTTCTGACGCAGGATAACGCCAACATCCTCTGGACACTGGTCGCCGCCATCCTGGTCATGTTCATGCAGGCCGGTTTCGGCTGCGTGGAAGCGGGATTCACCCGCGCCAAGAGCGCCGGCAACATCATGATGAAGAACTTCCTGGACTTCGCGGCCGGGTCGGTCATCTTCTTCCTGTTCGGCTTCGCCCTCATGTTCGGGACGGACATCGGCGGGTTCATCGGCGGTTCCGGTTTCGCCCTGGGCGGCGTTGCCGAGGCCGACCTGCCCTGGACCTACACCTTCTGGTTCTTCCAGAGCGTGTTCGCCGCCACCGCCGCCACCATCGTCTCGGGCGGCATGGCCGAGCGCACCAAATTTTCCAATTACGTGCTGGTGTCCATCATCGTCACCGGCCTGATCTATCCCATCTCCGGCCACTGGGCCTGGGGCAGCCTGTGGCTCGGCGACGCCGGCGCGGGCTGGCTGGAAGGCTTGGGCTTCAATGACTTCGCCGGTTCCAGCGTGGTCCACTCCGTGGGCGGCTGGCTGGCCCTGGCGGGCGCCATGGCCCTCGGTCCCCGCGTGGGCAAGTACACCGAGGACGGCAAGGCCAAGGCCATCCCGGGCCACAACATCCCGCTTGCCGGGCTGGGCGTGTTCATCCTTTGGTTCGGCTGGTTCGGCTTCAACCCCGGTTCCACCACCACTGCGGACAACACCATCGGCCTCATTGCCATGAACACCTCCCTGGCCGCCGCGGCAGGCGTGCTCGGCGCCATGTGCATCTCCTGGCTGCGCTTCGGCAAGCCCGACATCTCCATGACCATGAACGGCGCACTGGCCGGCCTGGTGGGCATCACCGCCCCCTGCGCCACGGTCACTCCCGGTTCCTCCATCCTTATCGGCCTGATCGCCGGTGTGCTGGTGGTCCTGTCCATCGAGTTCATCGACAAGGTCCTCAAGGTGGACGACCCAGTGGGCGCGGTTTCCGTGCACGGCGTGTGCGGCGCATGGGGAACCATCTCCTGCGGCCTGTTCAACGTGGGCGACGGCCTGTTCATGGGCGGCGGCTTCTCCCTGCTGGGCGTGCAGCTCCTGGGTGCGGGCGCGTTCTTCCTGTGGGCCTTCGGCGGCGGCTACATCATGTTCGCCGTGGTCAAGGGGCTCTTCGGCCTCCGCGTGTCCAAGGAAGATGAGCTCAAGGGCCTGGACGTGGCCGAACACGGCTCCGAGTCCTACAACGGCTTCCAGCTCTTCACCAACGAATAG